The Cryptosporangium phraense genome segment AGCACACATTGAAGGCCCGGCCGGCAGTCCGGACGGGCCTTCGTTGTGCCTGGTCAGCCAGGCTGGCGGAGGATACGAGATTCGAACTCGTGAGGGGTTGCCCCCAACACGCTTTCCAAGCGTGCGCCCTAGGCCTCTAGGCGAATCCTCCGCCGAACAGGCTACCGGACGCAGCCCCCCGCTCCGTACACCGGTCCACGCACAGCCCGCTCTTGCCTCCACCCGCCAGGATCGGGTCACGGACGCGCGACCCCCGGTCTCCGTCCGTGGCGAACCGATGACACGATGACGGGGCCGAGTACCCCGCGCGCACCCCAGCGCGCACCCCGGTTGCAGGAGGACTTGTGGCAAGGGGCCGGAGAAGGCGTCAGGGCGGACCAGGCCGCTGGATCGCCGCGGCGGTAGCGCTGATCGTGGTGGTCGCCGCGGCGGTCACGGCCGTCACCCTGCTGCGCGGGAACGACGACGACCAGAGCGACACCGCCGGCCCGGCGAACACGACGTTCAAGACCGAGTACGCGCCGTACGTCTACATGACGCTCGCGAACCGGCCGACGCTCACCCAGATCGCCGCGAAGACCGGCGCCAACGCCCTGCATCTCGCGTTCGCGATCACCCAGGGCGACAGCTGCTCGGTGGCCTGGGACGGCACGACCGCGATCGACAAGTACAAGGCCGAGATCAAGGAAGCCGTCGACAAGGACATCGACGTCATCGTGTCGACCGGGGGCGCGAACGGCGGCGACGTCGCCCAGGCCTGTGGCGACGCGGAGACCACCCAGGCTCAGCTGCAGAAGCTCGTCGACCTGGGCGTCCGCTACCTCGACTTCGACGTCGAAGGGGACGAGCGGGAAGCCGACGCGGACGCGAACAGCGTGCGCGCGGAGGCGATCGCCGCGCTGCAGAAGAAGTACAGCGACCTCAAGGTCTCGTTCACGCTCCGGGCGGCCAGCCCGACGGCGGCCGACCAGGCCGACGGCGCGGTCAGCACCGCACCCTGGGTGGCCGCGGTCGACGCCGGCGTGACGATCGACCGGGTCAACCTGATGACGATGAACTTCGGCGGCGACGTCGCGGCCAACGACATGGCCGCGGCCACCACCGCGGCCGCGAACGGCCTGCACCAGCAGGTTCAGACGATCCAGGGCGTCGAGTCGGCCGAGGCCTGGAGCATGATCGGCATCACTCCGATGATCGGCGCCAACGACACCAAGGGCGAGACGTTCTCGCTGGACAACGCCAAGACCGTCACGCAGTTCGCCACGAAGAACGGCATCGGCATGCTCGGGTACTGGGCCGCCGGGCGCGACACGCAGTGCGGTGCCGACGTCGCCACACAGCCGGTCGCCAACTGCAGCGGCGTCGACCAGGACCCCTACGCGTTCGCGTCGGTCTTCAAGGCGGTCCTCGGTTAGAGGCCGCTGACCCGCTGTGGTTAGACTCATGACCAGCCCCTCGTGCGGCGCGTAACCTGTGAACCTCCCCAGGGCCGGAAGGCAGCAAGGATAAGCGGGCTCTGGCGGGTGCACGGGGGGTCCTTCTTTTCCCCAGCCGCCGTCCGTCGGGTGTGAGTTGTCGGACGGGCGTGGGAAGCTTTCTGGCGTGGCCAACCGCGCTCTCTACCGGAAATACCGGCCCCGCACGTTCGCTGAGGTCATCGGCCAGGAACACGTCACCACACCGCTGATCCAGGCGCTGAAGAACGGCAAGCTGAACCACGCTTACCTGTTCTCCGGCCCGCGTGGCTGTGGAAAGACGTCCAGCGCCCGCATCCTCGCCCGGTCGCTCAACTGCGTGAACGGCCCGACGCCGGAGCCGTGCGGAGTCTGCGACTCCTGCGTCGCGCTGGCTCCCGACGGGCCCGGCTCGCTCGACGTCGTCGAGATCGACGCGGCCAGCCACGGCGGTGTGGACGACGCCCGCGACCTGCGAGAGCGTGCATTCTTCGCGCCGGTGTCCAGCCGGTTCAAGGTGTACGTCATCGACGAGGCGCACATGGTCTCGTCGCAGGGCTTCAACGCGCTGCTCAAGCTGGTCGAAGAGCCGCCGGATTTCGTCAAGTTCGTGTTCGCGACGACCGAGCCCGACAAGGTGTTGCAGACCATCCGGTCTCGTACCCATCACTACCCGTTCCGGCTGATTCCGCCGAGCACGATGGTCGGGCTGCTCGACCGGATCTGCACCGACGAGAGCGTGACGATCGAGAAGTCGGTCCTGCCGCTCGTCGTGCGGGCCGGCGGGGGGTCGGCGCGTGACTCGCTGTCGATCCTCGACCAGCTGCTCGCCGGCGCCGGCGAGGGTGGCGTCACGTACCAGAACGCGGTCGCGCTGCTCGGCGTCACCGACACCGGGCTCCTCGACGAGGCGACCGGCGCGCTCGCCGCCGACGACGGCGCCGCGCTCTACGGCGTCGTCGACCGCGTCGTCGAGGCCGGGCACGACCCGCGTCGGTTCGCGTCCGACCTGCTGGAGCGGCTCCGCGACCTGGTGATCCTGTCGACCGTGCCCGACGCCGGCCCGAAGGGCCTGGTCGATGCGCCGGCCGACGAACTCGAGCGGATGACGCTGGTCGCCAACCAGCTCGGTGTCGCGACGGCGTCGCGGATGGCTGATGTCGTGCACAACGGCCTGGTCGAGATGCGCGGCACGACGTCTCCACGCTTGCTGCTCGAGCTCGTCTGCGCGCGGATGCTGCTTCCCGCGGCCGACGAGAGCCAGGCCGCGCTCCTGCAGCGCCTGGAGCGACTCGAGCGCCGTTTGGCGATCGCCGGTGACCCCGGTCAGTCGTCTGCTGCTTTCATGCCTACGCCCGGCGGTACGACGTCGGCGGCGGCATCGCCGCCCGCCCAGGCGCCCGGCGGCCCGGCGGCGGGTGTCTCCGATGCCGGGGCCCGGGGTGCCGGGGTGCCGGGTGCTTATGGGCCGGGCGCCGCGGTCTCGGGTGCCGGTGGGCCAGGCGCGGGTGCTGTGGGGCCGGGCGCCGGGGCGGCGGGCGTCGAAGGTCTGGCGGCTGGGGCGCCCGCGGCTGGGGCGGCCGCGGCTGCGGCGGCGGCCTCCGGCGGTGGGGCTTCGGGCGCGGGAGCGCCAGGTGGCGCGGCCGGGCCAGGTGGCGCGGCCGTGGCGGGTGGCGCGGCTGTGTCAGGCGGGTCGGTGCCGGCTCAGGGCTCGGCGCCGGATACGCACGCCGGCGTGCCGTCCGCGCAGGCGCACGGCGGGGCGCCGGCTCAGGCCGGTTCGCAGACTCACGCCGGGTCATCGGCGATCGGCGTCTCGCAGGCGTCCGGCGGGCCGGCGGTGGACAGGGCGCAGACCCACGGTGGGTCGGTTGCCCAGGGCGGGCCGACCGCGAGCGCGTTGCAGGCGTCCGGCGGGCCGGCGATGGGCGGGGCGCAGACCCACGGCGGGTCGGCCGCGCACGGTGGGTCGGCAGCGCACGGTGGGTCGGCTGCGCACGGTGGGTCGGCTGCGAGTGGGGCGCAGGCGGCTGGCGGGTCGGCGGCGCACGGTGACGCTCTGCAGGGTGGGGCGGGACCGGGTGGGGTGGGGGAGCCTCCTTGGCCTACGCCGGCTCCGATCACGCCGCCTCGGCCGGCCGGACCCTCCGGGCCATCGGCCCAGGCCGGATCTTCCGGGCCGTCGGCCCCGGCCGGACCTGCCGGGCCGTCGGCCGGTCAGTCCGGGCCGGCAGGCGGGCACGCCGGGTCGGCGGCGGGGTCGGGCGGGGGCCCGAGCGTTCCGGCGCAGACCCCCGCGCCGATCTCCCGGCCCGCGCCCCCGGCGGCCCCGCAGCCCGTGCCGACCGCGCAGCCGGCTCCGGCCGCTCCGGCCGCGGGTGGGCTGGACGCCGGGGCGGTACGTCAGGTGTGGCCGCAGATCGTCGACCAGACCAAGCAGCGCAGCCGGATGGTCTGGGCGCTCGTTCAGAACGCGACTCCGCGCGAGGTCACGAACAACGAGCTCGTGCTCGCGGTGAAGCACCAGGGCGAGGTCCGGCGACTGTCGGACGAGAAGGTCGCCTCGGTCATCCAGGACGTGCTGCAGTCCGTGCTCGGTGTCCGGTGGAAGATCCGGGCCGAGGCGGACGGCGCGTCGGGCGGTGGGCGGGCGAGCGGTGGGCGTCGGGGTCCGGCGCCGCCGGCGGTTCCGGCTTCGATGCCGCCGATGCCCGGTTCCGCGCCGAGCGGTGGAGGTGACTGGCCGACGATCGCGCCGGTGGGTGGACAGTCGGTGCCGGTCACACCCGCTCAGGCGTCGTCTGCGCCGGTGAGCCCCTCGCCGTCCGGTGCGGCCCCGGCCAACGCCGGTCCGTTCAACGCTCCCTCCGGTGCTGCCCCCTCCGGGGCGGCCCCGGCCGGCGCCGGTCCGTTCAACGCCCCCTCCGGTGGTGCCCCGGCCGGCGCCGCGCCGTTCGGCGGCGGCTCGGCCCAGTACGGTTCCGCGCCTGCGAGCGCGCAGCAGGCCTCCGCGCCCGCGGGCTCCCCGCAGTACGGCTCCGACCCCGCGAGCGCCGGCCAATTCGGCTCGGCACCCGCGCAACACGGCTCCGCGCCCGGCGGCGCCCCGCAGTACGGCTCCGCGTCCGCGGGCGGATCGCAGTACGGCTCTGCGCCCACCGGTGCCGGGCACTACGGCTCTGCGCCGGCGAGCGCTGCGCAGCTCGGCTCCGCGTCCGCAACGGTTGCACCATTCGGCGCCGGACCCGCAGGGGCCGGAACCGGCGGACTCGGCGGACCAGGCCCCGGAGGCGCGCCGACCGGTCGGCCGGGCGGCCCGGCGCCGTCCGTGCCGGACGACGACGACATCCCGCTGCCCCCCGAACCGGCCGACCCCATGTACGACGGCTTCGACCCGGGCGACGAACCCCTCGACGACGAAGACGAGGCCGGCACCGCCAAACCCACCGACTCCGAAGCGGACGCGATCGCACTCCTGCAACAGCACCTGGGCGCCTCGAAGATCGACTGACGATCCGAGACTGACGAGCCGAGACCGGCAGGGCGGGCACCCGGACAGTAGGCTGGGGCCATGCAGCCCGGTGGTCAGCTCGACATGCAGGCGATCCTCGCCCAGGCACAGCAGATGCAGCAGCACATCATGGACGCTCAGGCGCAGCTGGCCGAAGCCGAGTTCA includes the following:
- a CDS encoding DNA polymerase III subunit gamma and tau yields the protein MANRALYRKYRPRTFAEVIGQEHVTTPLIQALKNGKLNHAYLFSGPRGCGKTSSARILARSLNCVNGPTPEPCGVCDSCVALAPDGPGSLDVVEIDAASHGGVDDARDLRERAFFAPVSSRFKVYVIDEAHMVSSQGFNALLKLVEEPPDFVKFVFATTEPDKVLQTIRSRTHHYPFRLIPPSTMVGLLDRICTDESVTIEKSVLPLVVRAGGGSARDSLSILDQLLAGAGEGGVTYQNAVALLGVTDTGLLDEATGALAADDGAALYGVVDRVVEAGHDPRRFASDLLERLRDLVILSTVPDAGPKGLVDAPADELERMTLVANQLGVATASRMADVVHNGLVEMRGTTSPRLLLELVCARMLLPAADESQAALLQRLERLERRLAIAGDPGQSSAAFMPTPGGTTSAAASPPAQAPGGPAAGVSDAGARGAGVPGAYGPGAAVSGAGGPGAGAVGPGAGAAGVEGLAAGAPAAGAAAAAAAASGGGASGAGAPGGAAGPGGAAVAGGAAVSGGSVPAQGSAPDTHAGVPSAQAHGGAPAQAGSQTHAGSSAIGVSQASGGPAVDRAQTHGGSVAQGGPTASALQASGGPAMGGAQTHGGSAAHGGSAAHGGSAAHGGSAASGAQAAGGSAAHGDALQGGAGPGGVGEPPWPTPAPITPPRPAGPSGPSAQAGSSGPSAPAGPAGPSAGQSGPAGGHAGSAAGSGGGPSVPAQTPAPISRPAPPAAPQPVPTAQPAPAAPAAGGLDAGAVRQVWPQIVDQTKQRSRMVWALVQNATPREVTNNELVLAVKHQGEVRRLSDEKVASVIQDVLQSVLGVRWKIRAEADGASGGGRASGGRRGPAPPAVPASMPPMPGSAPSGGGDWPTIAPVGGQSVPVTPAQASSAPVSPSPSGAAPANAGPFNAPSGAAPSGAAPAGAGPFNAPSGGAPAGAAPFGGGSAQYGSAPASAQQASAPAGSPQYGSDPASAGQFGSAPAQHGSAPGGAPQYGSASAGGSQYGSAPTGAGHYGSAPASAAQLGSASATVAPFGAGPAGAGTGGLGGPGPGGAPTGRPGGPAPSVPDDDDIPLPPEPADPMYDGFDPGDEPLDDEDEAGTAKPTDSEADAIALLQQHLGASKID